ATGCTCTGCCCCGTCTTCTTCCAGTCCGCCAGGAAGGCTTCCAGGCCACGGTCCGTCAGCGGGTGCTTGATCAGCTGGCGGATGACGGCGGGCGGCAGGGTGGCGACGCCGGCGCCGATCTTGGCGGCCTGCGCCAGGTGCAGCGGGTGGCGGATGGAGGCCACCAGCACCTCGGTCTTGATCGCGGGATAGTTGTCGTAGATCGTGACGATGTCCTCGATCAGCTGCATGCCATCCTGCGCCAGGTCGTCCAGCCGGCCGACGAAGGGCGAGATGTAGGTGGCGCCCGCCTTGGCCGCGAGCAGCGCCTGGGTGGCGGAGAAGCAGAGGGTGACATTGACCGGCGTGCCCTCCTCCGACAGGGTGCGGCAGGTGCGGAGCCCGGCCTCGGTCAGCGGAACCTTCACCGCGACATTGGCGGCGATGTTGCGCAGGAAGCGCCCCTCGGCCAGCATGCCCTCATAGTCGGTCGCCGTGACCTCGGCGGAGACATGGCCGGGCGTGATGGCGCAGATTTCGGCGATGACCTCGGCCATCTTGCGGCCGGACTTGGCGATCAGCGAGGGATTGGTGGTGACGCCGTCGACCATGCCGAGTTCGGCGAGCGAGCGGATTTCGGATACCTCAGCGGTATCCACAAAGAACTTCATGCTGCAATTCCTGGCGGCTGCGGGGTGGAATCCCCACATGAGGATAGTGTTACCGGGTGCAGGATAGCCGATGAGCGCGGCGAGACGAAAGGCCGGCGGGAGTCCGCAGGCCGCCCCGCGCCCGCGCCTGCGGGTTCTGCTGCCGCTGCCTTTGGCCGGCGCCTACGACTACCGCGTGCCGGCGGGCATGGAGCCGCCGCCGCCCGGTACCTTCGTGCAGGTGCCGCTGGGCGGGCGGGAGACGACCGGCGTGGTCTGGGATGGCGAGGCCGACCCGGAGCTGCCGGAGCGCAAGCTGCGCGACATCACCCATCTGCTGGATGTGCCGCCGATGACGGCCAGCCTGCGGCGCTTCGTGGAATGGGTGGCGGCCTATACCGTCGCCCCGCCCGGCGCGGTGCTGCGCATGGCCATGAGCAGCCCCTCGGCGCTGGAGCCGCCGATGGCCAAGGCGGGCTGGCGCGTCTCGGCCGGCGGGCGTGCCGCGCTGGCGCGGGGCAAGGGGCTGACCGGCGGCCGCCAACGGGTGCTGGAGACCATGCTGGGCGAGCTGGATGGCGAGGCGCATCTGGCCGCCACCATTGTTGGCCGGGCCGGCGTCTCCTCCGGCGTGCTGCGGGGCATGGCCGATGCGGGGCTGCTGGAGCCGGCGCTGATCGAGCGTGGGGTGGAGTTCCCCCGGCCGGACCTCGCGCGCGGCGGGCCCGGGCTGAGCGAGGCGCAGCGCGTCGCCGCCGAGGGCATGCGGAAGGCGGTGGCCAGCAGGTCCTTCGGCGTCACGCTGCTCTCCGGAGTCACTGGCTCCGGCAAGACGGAAGTCTACCTGGAGGCCGTGGCGGAATGCCTGGCGCAGGGCCGGCAGGCGCTGGTGCTGCTGCCGGAGATCGCGCTTTCGGCCCAGTGGCTGGAGCGTTTCGAGGCCCGGTTCGGCTGCCCGCCCGCGCTCTGGCACTCGGAGCTGGGCAGCAAGCGCCGCCGCGATACTTGGCGTGCCCTGGCGGAGGGGCGGGTGCAGGCGCTGGTCGGCGCGCGCTCGGCGCTGTTCCTGCCCTTCCCCGATCTCGGCCTGATCGTGGTGGATGAGGAGCACGAGACCGCCTTCAAGCAGGAGGACGGCGTCATCTACCACGCCCGGGACATGGCGGTGGTGCGCGCCCGGCTGAACGACGCCGCCTGCGTGCTGGCCTCCGCCACGCCGAGCCTGGAGACGCTGACCAATGTGGAGACGGGGCGCTATTCCGTGCTGCACCTGCCCACCCGGCATGGCGGCGCCACCCTGCCCAGCGTGGAGACCATCGACCAGCGGGTGACGCCGCCCGAGCGCGGCCGCTTCCTCAGCCCGCCGCTGGTGCAGGCGGTGCGGGACGCGATCGAGCGCGGGGAGCAGGCCATGCTCTTCCTGAACCGCCGCGGCTATGCGCCGCTGACGCTGTGCCGCACCTGCGGCCACCGGATGCGCTGCCCCAATTGCACGGCCTGGCTGGTGGAGCACCGCGTCCAGCGCCGGCTGCAATGCCACCACTGCGGCCATGCCGAGCCGATCCCGCCCCATTGCCCGGAATGCGGCGCCGAAGGCAGCCTGACGCCCCTCGGCCCCGGCGTGGAGCGGGTGCAGGAGGAGGCGGCGGAGCTGTTCCCCGATGCCCGCCGGCTGGTGATGGCCAGCGATACCCTGCCGGGCCCTGCCGCGGCGGCCGAGGCCGCGCGCGCCATCTCGGCGCGGGAGGTGGACCTGATCATCGGCACGCAGATCGTCGCCAAGGGCTGGCACTTCCCGCATCTGACGCTGGTGGGAGTGGTGGATGCCGATCTCGGCCTGGCGGGCGGCGACCTGCGGGCGGCCGAGCGCACGGTGCAGCTGCTGCACCAGGTGGCCGGCCGCGCCGGCCGTGCCGAGGCACCGGGGCGGGTGCTGCTGCAATCCTGGAACCCCGAGCATCCCGTGATGCAGGCGCTGATCTCCGGCGACCTGGACGGCTTCATGCGGGCCGAGGCCGAGCAGCGCAGGCCGGGCCACTGGCCACCTTTCGGCCGCCTCGCCGCGCTGATCGTCAGTGCCGAGGATGAGCGGGAGGCCGATACCACGGCGCGCGACCTGGGAATCGAGGCGCCGGGCGGGGATGGGGTGGAGGTGCTCGGCCCGGCCCCGGCGCCGCTGGCCATGCTGCGCGGCCGCCACAGGCGGCGGCTGCTGATCAAGGTCCGGCGTGACGTGCCGGTGCAGCCGCTCCTGCGGGAATGGCTCTCCCGCGTCCGTGTGCCGGCCTCGGTGAAGGTGCAGGTCGATGTGGACCCGGTGAGCTTCCTTTGACCCTTTTTGTACACAAGACACCCGTATTCGGCGCCTGAGCGGGGCAATCGGGCGGTTATGGCGGCGAAAGTGACCCTAAATTGAAACTCCGGTAACGAATCCCCCCCGAGCCGGTTGCCGCCCCTCGACCGGCTGTGTTAATGCCCGGCCGCCGCGACGGAAGATCCTCCGGGCGCGTCATGATTGCTGCCCGACGGGGGTGTGAGCCCTTCAAGGGGAGCTAGAAAGCAAGAAACGGGATTGTCCGTGGCCTCCGAAGCGCCGACCGCCTCGCCGAACACGTCCCCCACCGTTGGCCAAGCCAGCGGCCTCGCCCGGCGTTATGCGCTGGCTTTGCTGGAACTCGCCAAGGAGAAGAAGGAGATCGACCGCATCGCGGCCGATCTCGACCGGCTGTTCGCGCTGTGGCGCGAGGATGCCGCCTTCCGCTCCTTCGTCGGGGATCCGCGCCTGGATGCGGGGGCGCAGCGTCGTGGCGCCTTCGCGATCCTGGAGCGCGTTGGCATCACTGGCGAGGTGCGTAACCTGCTGGGCGTGCTGATCACCAACCGTCGCCTGGGTCATCTGGCCGAGGTGATCTCCGCCTTCGGGGCGCTCCTGGCCGAACAGCGCGGTCAGCAGACCGCCGACGTGGCCACCGCCCATCCGCTGACCGACGTCCAGCGCACGCAGCTGACTGCGCGCCTGGTCGAGGCCGGCTATTCCAACGTCAAGCTGGTCGAACGTGTCGATCCCTCCCTGCTGGGTGGGCTCGTGGTGCGTATCGGGTCCCGGCTTTTCGACAGCTCGATCAAGTCCAAGCTGCAGCGCATGCAGTATGCCATGAAGGGGGCCGCCTGATGGATATCCGTCCCGCCGAGATCTCGGAGATCCTGAAGCAGCAGATCGCCGGCTTCGATGCCGAAGCGAATGTTGCCGAGGTCGGCACCGTCTTGACCGTGGGCGACGGCATTGCCCGCGTCTACGGCCTGCAGAATGTCATGGCCGGTGAGCTGGTGGAGTTCCCCTCCGCCGGCCTGAAGGGCATGGCGCTGAACCTCGAGACCGACAACGTCGGTATCGTGATCTTCGGCGACGATACGCACGTCAAGGAAGGCGACACCGTCCAGCGCACGGGCGACATCGTCTCCGTCCCGACCGGCCGCGGCCTGCTGGGGCGCGTCGTGGACGGCCTGGGCAATCCGATCGACGGCAAGGGTCCGCTGGTCGACGTGACCCAGCAGATCGTCGAGGTGAAGGCGCCGGGCATCATTCCGCGCAAGTCCGTGCATGAGCCGATGCAGACCGGCATCAAGGCGATCGACGCCCTGATCCCGATCGGCCGTGGCCAGCGCGAGCTGATCATCGGCGATCGCCAGACCGGCAAGACGGCGGTGATCATCGACACGATCATCAATCAGAAGCCGATCAACCAGGGCACGGACGAGAGCAAGAAGCTCTACACGATCTACGTCGCCATTGGTCAGAAGCGCTCCACCGTCGCGCAGCTCGTGCGCACGCTGGAAGAGAACGGCGCGCTCGAATACTCCATCATCGTCGCCGCCACCGCTTCCGACCCGGCGCCGATGCAGTTCCTGGCGCCGTACACCGGCTGCGCCATGGGCGAGTATTTCCGCGACAACGGCATGCATGCCGTCATCTTCTACGACGATCTGTCGAAGCAGGCCGTCGCCTACCGCCAGATGTCGCTGCTGCTGCGCCGTCCGCCGGGCCGCGAGGCCTATCCGGGCGACGTCTTCTACCTGCACTCCCGCCTGCTGGAGCGCGCCGCGAAGATGGGTGAGGCCGCCGGCCTCGGCTCTCTGACCGCGCTGCCGGTGATCGAGACGCAGGCGGGCGACGTGTCCGCCTACATCCCGACCAACGTGATCTCCATCACGGACGGCCAGATCTTCCTGGAGACCGAGCTGTTCTATAAGGGCATCCGCCCTGCCGTGAACGTCGGTCTGTCCGTGTCCCGCGTCGGCTCCGCCGCCCAGATCAAGGCGATGAAGCAGGTCGCCGGCAAGATCAAGCTGGAGCTGGCCCAGTACCGCGAAATGGCGGCCTTCGCCCAGTTCGCTTCCGACCTGGACGCCTCCACCCAGGCCCTGCTGGCCCGTGGCGCGCGCCTGACGGAGCTGCTGAAGCAGCCGCAGTTCCAGCCCGTGCCGGTCGAGGAGCAGGTGGTTTCCCTGTTCTCCGGCACGCGCGGCTACCTGGACAAGCTGCCGGTGAACAAGGTCGGTGAATTCGAGCGCCGCATGCTGTCCGAGATCCGTGCCCAGAAGCCCGAGATCCTGGCCGGCATCCGCGACAAGAAGGAGCTGACCAAGGACAACGAAGCCGCGCTGGTGTCCTTCCTGGACAACTTCGCCAAGTCCTTCTCCTGAGGGGAGGCTAGGGGAGCAGACCCATGGCCAACCTGAAGGACCTGCGGGGGCGCATCAACAGCGTCAAATCCACCCGCAAGATCACGCAGGCGATGAAAATGGTCGCGGCGGCGAAGCTCCGCCGCGCCCAGCAGCAGGCCGAGGCCGCGCGCCCCTATGCCGAGCGCATGGAGCGGATGCTGGGCTCGCTCGGCGCTGCCGTCGCCGGCAATCCGGACGCACCGAAGCTGCTGGTGGGCTCGGGCCGCGACGCCGTGCACCTGCTGGTGGTCGTCACCGCGGATCGCGGCCTGGCGGGCGCGTTCAACACGAATGTCGGCCGCTTCGCCCGCAACCACATCCGTGAGCTGGAAGCCCAGGGCAAGACGGTGAAGGTCATCACCGTCGGCCGCAAGGGCGCCGCCTACCTGAAGCGCGAGCTGGCGAGCCGGGTGATCGAAGAGATCAACTATGTCGGCAAGAAGCGCGTGGGATTCGAGGAGGCCGACACCCTGGCCACCCGCATCACCGCGATGCTGGAAGCCGGCGAGTTCGATGTCTGCACGCTCATCTACAACCGCTTCCGCAACGTCATCTCCCAGGTGCCCTCCGCGCAGCAGCTGATTCCGGCTGTGCTGCCCGAGGCCGCCCCGGCGGAAGGCGCGCAGGCCTGGTATGAGTATGAGCCGGACGAGGCCACCATCCTCGCCCAGCTGCTGCCGAAGAACCTTGCGATCCAGCTCTATCGCGCGCTCCTGGAGAACTCTGCCGGCTTCTTCGGCAGCCAGATGAACGCGATGGACAATGCGACCCGCAATGCCGGCGATATGATCAACAAGCTGACCCTGACCTACAACCGCACGCGTCAGGCCAACATCACCCGGGAGTTGATTGAGATCATCTCCGGTGCTGAAGCGCTCTGAGGGAATCACCGCCATGAAGAACAACGTCGGCAAGGTTACGCAGGTCCTCGGCGCCGTCGTGGACGTGCAGTTCCCCTCTGAGCTGCCGGGCATGCTGAACGCGCTGCAGGTGAAGATCGGCGAGCGCACCCTGGTGCTCGAGGTCGCGCAGCACCTGGGCGAGCGCACCGTGCGCACCATCGCCATGGACACCACGGACGGCCTGGTCCGTGGCGCCGAGGTGGTCGATACCGGCAAGGGCATCTCCGTGCCGGTGGGTGAGGGCACGCTGGGCCGCATCCTGAACGTCATCGGCGAGCCGATCGACGAGCGCGGCCCGGTCCCGGCCGAGAAGACCTACACCATCCACCGTGCCGCCCCGGCCTTCGAGGACCAGGCCACCTCGGCCGAGGTTCTGGTGACGGGCATCAAGGTCATCGACCTGCTGGCCCCCTACTTGAAGGGCGGCAAGGTCGGCCTCTTCGGTGGCGCGGGCGTCGGCAAGACCGTGACCATCCAGGAGCTGATCAACAACATCGCCAAGGGCCATGGCGGCGTGTCGGTCTTCGCAGGCGTGGGTGAGCGCACCCGCGAGGGCAACGACCTCTATCACGAGATGATCGATGCCGGCGTCATCAAGCTCGGCGAGAAGGACACCGCCGGTTCCAAGGTGGCGCTGGTCTATGGCCAGATGAACGAGCCGCCGGGCGCCCGCGCCCGCGTCGCGCTCTCTGGCCTGTCCATGGCGGAATACTTCCGCGATGAGCAGGGCCAGGACGTGCTCTTCTTCATCGACAACATCTTCCGCTTCACCCAGGCGGGCGCCGAGGTTTCGGCTCTGCTGGGCCGCATTCCCTCCGCGGTGGGCTACCAGCCGACGCTGGCCACCGACATGGGCGCGCTGCAGGAGCGGATCACCTCCACGAAGAAGGGCTCGATCACCTCGGTTCAGGCCATCTACGTGCCCGCCGACGATCTGACCGACCCGGCGCCCGCCGCCTCCTTCGCGCACCTTGATGCCACCACGGTGCTCAACCGCTCGATCGCTGAGCTGGGCATCTTCCCGGCCGTGGACCCGCTGGACTCCACGTCCCGCGCCCTCGACCCGCGCATCATCGGTGAGGAGCACTACCAGGTGGCGCGCGACGTGCAGCGCATCCTGCAGACCTACAAGTCGCTGCAGGACATCATCGCCATCCTGGGCATGGACGAGCTGTCGGAAGAGGACAAGCTGATCGTGGCGCGCGCGCGCAAGATCCAGCGCTTCCTCTCCCAGCCCTTCCATGTGGCCGAGGTCTTCACCGGCACGCCGGGCGTCTTCGTGAAGATCGAGGACACCGTGCGCTCCTTCGCCGGCATCGTGAAGGGCGACTACGATCACCTCCCGGAGGCCGCCTTCTACATGGTCGGCACCATCGAGGAAGCGGTGAAGAAGGCCGAAACCCTCAAGGCCGCGGCCTGAGGACGCAGCCATGGCGAGCTTCGACCTTGAACTGGTGAGCCCGGAGAAGCTGCTGCTCTCCCGCCCCGTCGAGATGGCGATCATCCCGGCGGCGGAGGGTGAGATGGGCGTCCTCCCCGGTCACTCCCCGATGATCGTCGCCCTCAGGGGCGGCGTCATCGAGGTGCGCGAGGCCGGCAAGCAGCCCGAGCGCCTCTTCGTCGCCGGTGGCTTCGCCGAGATCACGCCGACCCGCATGACCGTGCTGGCCGACGAGGCGACGCCGGTGTCTGAACTCTCCCGCGCCCAGGCCGAGACCCGGCTGCGGGAGGCGCAGGCCGCCTATGAGGCCGCTGCCACGGAGACCCCGGAAGCGCGCGAGAGGGCCATGGACCGCCTCCTGGCCACCCGCGTCATGCTGGATGTCGCCGGCGCGGCCTGAGCCGATCAACCGGGGTTGTGCCCCGTCTCTCTTGCAAACCGAACGCCGCCCGCAGAACATGATCGCGGGCGGCGTTCGGCGTTTTCCGGGTGCCGTCTGGCGGTGAATTCAGAAGGTTGAATGGCAGCATGAAACACTGGCGTATCGAGCAGGTTGCCTGGGACCGGTTCGACCCGTCCAGGATCGAGCCGGGCATCGTGCCGCTGGTGAAGGCGGCGGCCATGGTCGAGAAGAACGGCGTCGACTACGCCAAATACCTCAATGGCGTCTTCTCCGACGATCCCGACTTCCGCCAGGCCGCCGACAACTGGGCGGTCGAGGAAGTGCAGCACGGCGACGCGCTGGGGCAATGGGCCATGCTGGCCGATCCCAGCTGGAACTTCGATGATTCCTTCGAGCGCTACCGCAACGGCTACAAGATCGACGTCAATGCCGATGCCTCCATCCGTGGCAGCCGCACGGGCGAGCTGATCGCCCGCTGCATGGTGGAGACAGGCACCTCCTCCTATTACACCGCCCTGGG
This genomic window from Roseomonas marmotae contains:
- the fsa gene encoding fructose-6-phosphate aldolase, with product MKFFVDTAEVSEIRSLAELGMVDGVTTNPSLIAKSGRKMAEVIAEICAITPGHVSAEVTATDYEGMLAEGRFLRNIAANVAVKVPLTEAGLRTCRTLSEEGTPVNVTLCFSATQALLAAKAGATYISPFVGRLDDLAQDGMQLIEDIVTIYDNYPAIKTEVLVASIRHPLHLAQAAKIGAGVATLPPAVIRQLIKHPLTDRGLEAFLADWKKTGQSIL
- a CDS encoding primosomal protein N', whose translation is MSAARRKAGGSPQAAPRPRLRVLLPLPLAGAYDYRVPAGMEPPPPGTFVQVPLGGRETTGVVWDGEADPELPERKLRDITHLLDVPPMTASLRRFVEWVAAYTVAPPGAVLRMAMSSPSALEPPMAKAGWRVSAGGRAALARGKGLTGGRQRVLETMLGELDGEAHLAATIVGRAGVSSGVLRGMADAGLLEPALIERGVEFPRPDLARGGPGLSEAQRVAAEGMRKAVASRSFGVTLLSGVTGSGKTEVYLEAVAECLAQGRQALVLLPEIALSAQWLERFEARFGCPPALWHSELGSKRRRDTWRALAEGRVQALVGARSALFLPFPDLGLIVVDEEHETAFKQEDGVIYHARDMAVVRARLNDAACVLASATPSLETLTNVETGRYSVLHLPTRHGGATLPSVETIDQRVTPPERGRFLSPPLVQAVRDAIERGEQAMLFLNRRGYAPLTLCRTCGHRMRCPNCTAWLVEHRVQRRLQCHHCGHAEPIPPHCPECGAEGSLTPLGPGVERVQEEAAELFPDARRLVMASDTLPGPAAAAEAARAISAREVDLIIGTQIVAKGWHFPHLTLVGVVDADLGLAGGDLRAAERTVQLLHQVAGRAGRAEAPGRVLLQSWNPEHPVMQALISGDLDGFMRAEAEQRRPGHWPPFGRLAALIVSAEDEREADTTARDLGIEAPGGDGVEVLGPAPAPLAMLRGRHRRRLLIKVRRDVPVQPLLREWLSRVRVPASVKVQVDVDPVSFL
- a CDS encoding F0F1 ATP synthase subunit delta; this translates as MASEAPTASPNTSPTVGQASGLARRYALALLELAKEKKEIDRIAADLDRLFALWREDAAFRSFVGDPRLDAGAQRRGAFAILERVGITGEVRNLLGVLITNRRLGHLAEVISAFGALLAEQRGQQTADVATAHPLTDVQRTQLTARLVEAGYSNVKLVERVDPSLLGGLVVRIGSRLFDSSIKSKLQRMQYAMKGAA
- the atpA gene encoding F0F1 ATP synthase subunit alpha: MDIRPAEISEILKQQIAGFDAEANVAEVGTVLTVGDGIARVYGLQNVMAGELVEFPSAGLKGMALNLETDNVGIVIFGDDTHVKEGDTVQRTGDIVSVPTGRGLLGRVVDGLGNPIDGKGPLVDVTQQIVEVKAPGIIPRKSVHEPMQTGIKAIDALIPIGRGQRELIIGDRQTGKTAVIIDTIINQKPINQGTDESKKLYTIYVAIGQKRSTVAQLVRTLEENGALEYSIIVAATASDPAPMQFLAPYTGCAMGEYFRDNGMHAVIFYDDLSKQAVAYRQMSLLLRRPPGREAYPGDVFYLHSRLLERAAKMGEAAGLGSLTALPVIETQAGDVSAYIPTNVISITDGQIFLETELFYKGIRPAVNVGLSVSRVGSAAQIKAMKQVAGKIKLELAQYREMAAFAQFASDLDASTQALLARGARLTELLKQPQFQPVPVEEQVVSLFSGTRGYLDKLPVNKVGEFERRMLSEIRAQKPEILAGIRDKKELTKDNEAALVSFLDNFAKSFS
- a CDS encoding F0F1 ATP synthase subunit gamma, encoding MANLKDLRGRINSVKSTRKITQAMKMVAAAKLRRAQQQAEAARPYAERMERMLGSLGAAVAGNPDAPKLLVGSGRDAVHLLVVVTADRGLAGAFNTNVGRFARNHIRELEAQGKTVKVITVGRKGAAYLKRELASRVIEEINYVGKKRVGFEEADTLATRITAMLEAGEFDVCTLIYNRFRNVISQVPSAQQLIPAVLPEAAPAEGAQAWYEYEPDEATILAQLLPKNLAIQLYRALLENSAGFFGSQMNAMDNATRNAGDMINKLTLTYNRTRQANITRELIEIISGAEAL
- the atpD gene encoding F0F1 ATP synthase subunit beta; translation: MKNNVGKVTQVLGAVVDVQFPSELPGMLNALQVKIGERTLVLEVAQHLGERTVRTIAMDTTDGLVRGAEVVDTGKGISVPVGEGTLGRILNVIGEPIDERGPVPAEKTYTIHRAAPAFEDQATSAEVLVTGIKVIDLLAPYLKGGKVGLFGGAGVGKTVTIQELINNIAKGHGGVSVFAGVGERTREGNDLYHEMIDAGVIKLGEKDTAGSKVALVYGQMNEPPGARARVALSGLSMAEYFRDEQGQDVLFFIDNIFRFTQAGAEVSALLGRIPSAVGYQPTLATDMGALQERITSTKKGSITSVQAIYVPADDLTDPAPAASFAHLDATTVLNRSIAELGIFPAVDPLDSTSRALDPRIIGEEHYQVARDVQRILQTYKSLQDIIAILGMDELSEEDKLIVARARKIQRFLSQPFHVAEVFTGTPGVFVKIEDTVRSFAGIVKGDYDHLPEAAFYMVGTIEEAVKKAETLKAAA
- the atpC gene encoding ATP synthase F1 subunit epsilon, producing the protein MASFDLELVSPEKLLLSRPVEMAIIPAAEGEMGVLPGHSPMIVALRGGVIEVREAGKQPERLFVAGGFAEITPTRMTVLADEATPVSELSRAQAETRLREAQAAYEAAATETPEARERAMDRLLATRVMLDVAGAA